Part of the Ignavibacterium album JCM 16511 genome, TCCTACTTCAATTTCTGTCGCTTTAAGATAATTCAAAAGTTGATTTCCATGTTCTTCTATTATTCCTTCCGCTGCTTTAATTTCTATTATAACTTTATTCTCAACAATTATATTAGCAAAATATTCTCCAACATTATGACTTTTATAAAACACCCTGATTTGTTTTAGTTTCTCACATTCTAAATTCATCAATTTTAATTCAAGCATTAAAACATTTCCATATACTTTCTCTAAAAATCCATAGTCCAGTGTATTATAAACATTATAAAAAGCTCTAATAATTTTTTCTGTAATATCTTGATATTTAAACTGCATTTAAATCTGTTCTTATCAGTTCAATCTGTTTAATCCGTGTTCCTATTTACTTTCAAGGTTCTTTTTCACCCATTCCTCAAGTCCGCCGGTAACAATAAGTTCTTGTGCTGCTTCACCAACGGGATCAATTGTATAAGATTTATTATCTAAAGTGATTACTGAATTTTGAAAATCAATCTTAGCCATCATACCGGTTTTAACGGTCAACTTTTCCTTTCCAAATTTAGCTTTCAGGTCATTAACAAGTTCAGGACATTCGATTAGGAGAAATCCATTGTTCAGAGCATTTCGTTTGTAAGTTTCATTAAATGTTCCGGCAATAACTAACTGAATACCTTTATACTTTAGTGCTGTAGCTGCCTGTTCACGAGAAGAACCTGTGCCGAAATTAAATCCACCAACAAGAATATCACCAGCTTTAGCAATTCTCACAAATTCAGGATCGTAATTCTCCATTACAACTTCGGCTTGTTGTTGCGGAGTCATATCATCATTATAAGTGTATTTACCCGGATAAATTCCATCGGTATTCAGATTATCCTGATGGCAGAAAATCAATTCACCTTCTATTATCGGTTTAAATCCATCAATTATTCTTACTGAAGATTTCTGTTCAGATTTCTTTGAATTAACTTTAATACTCCCGATAATTTTATGATTACCATAATTCCAGTTATAATCAATCTTACCAGCAATTGCTGAAGAAGCAACTACAGCAGGAGAGGCAAGATAAGCAAATGCATTTGGTGAGCCCATTCTTCCTCTGAAGTTTCTGTTAGTTGCAGAAATTCCGACTTCACCATCTTCGAGTAAACCAGTTCCCAATCCGATGCAAGGACCGCAGCCGGGGGGAAGAGGAATTGCACCAGCTTCAAGTAATGTTTGCCAATAACCGAGCTTTTCAGCTTCTTTCTGAACTTCACTTGATGCAGCAGCAATATAGAATTTTACTCCTTCGGCTACTTTTTTCCCTTTTACAACTTGAGCAGCTTCTTTAATGTCATCTAGTCGGCTG contains:
- a CDS encoding GxxExxY protein; the protein is MQFKYQDITEKIIRAFYNVYNTLDYGFLEKVYGNVLMLELKLMNLECEKLKQIRVFYKSHNVGEYFANIIVENKVIIEIKAAEGIIEEHGNQLLNYLKATEIEVGLLLNFGKKPQFKKTNFRKRI